Part of the Woronichinia naegeliana WA131 genome, TGGTTTGCCTGGACTCTTCTGCAAATGACTATCGGCTTACGGGTTTCCATTGAATCGGAAATTAAAGGACTAGATATTAGTGAACATGGCTTAAATGCCTATAGTGGTTTTTTACTGAAACAAGATACTGCGCCGAAAGGCCCCAATAAAAGCACTCCCGCCCTGCCCTCTCAGCAGCGATCGCCTTGGTAGTGAATAAGGGTTTTGAGACCAGAGAGGAAATACAAGAGATTTTGGCAAAGCGTTGTAATGTACTGAGTAAAATGTAAAATGGAGTAAAATGAAGAAAGAAATCCGAGATTTGACCTATTCCCATTGGTTAGAGTTTTATTAACTCATAAGAAAAGGATGGGAGTTTGGAAACTCAGTGTCTTTAGACCTGAGAGGAAAAACGCAGATCGGGAATTTATTCCCCGTGTTCTTCTAATTGGCTGCATGATGAGGGTCTTCAATATATTTTTTGACCGTTTCACTACTGATGTTACCCGCAGTGCTAACAAAATAGCTACTTGTCCACAGACTAGGTAATCTCAATAAATGAGGAAATTCCTTTCTGAGATGATGACTTGATCGCCCCTTAAAAGCCTTCACAACGAGATGGGGAGCATCAGAGGGTTTCACGGCAACGAAAAGATGAACATGATCTGGCGCAACTTCTAATGCCAGTATATCCCACCCTTTTTCGAGGGCTAGTTCCATAAATATCTGTCTAGTCCTAGTTGCCACCTCTCCCACTAAAACTTGCTTTCTCCGCTTTGGGATAAAGACAAAGTGGTAATTAAGCAAGAACTTAACGTGGTTGTGGGTTTTATATTCTGGTAGTAGTAACATAAATGCTTTGTAGATTACCCTTGACACATCTACTGTAATTCGCTAGGCTTGAATAGTCAAACAAGCAGGTCGAGCAAGTGGCAAAACCTAGGAAAATGATGGGAGTCCAGCAAATCCTGTTAAGCCCCAGCAAGGATACGAAGGTAATCCTGGAATATGTCTGCTCGGAGTCTAATAAGCTGCATAACTGCGCGGTTTATTATGCTCGCCAGGTCTGGTTCAAAAGTCGTCGTTTTGTCTCTGGATTTGAGCTTGTCAACGAGATGGGAAAGAATAGGCATTTCTCAGCCCTTTCCTCTGAGGCTGCTGTTCAAACCTGTTTATCGGTCGGAGAATCAATTAGCTCTTTTGCCAGGTTACTCTCACAATTCAATAAAGGTGAGTTAGAACAGAAGCCTCGAATGCCCAATTATCGGAGGACTGGCTATCAAGTTGTATCTTTCCCTAAGCGATGTTTGAAATTAGTCAACGGACAAGTAAGATTGCCGCTAGGCTTGCAGACAAAAGCATGGTTTGGGTTAAAGGAGTTTTTTATTCCGATGCCGTCTAACCTTGACTTTGATAAAATCAAGGAATTGCGTATCTTGCCCAGAAACAATTGTTTTTATGCTGAATTTGTTTATGCAGTTGAGCCGATTAAAAACGGATTTGCTCTATCGAGGGTATTGGGGTTAGATCACGGAATAAATAACTGGTTAACAGGAGTAAGCACTGTCGGCACTAAATTCATTATTGACGGCAGACAGATAAAATCCATTAACCAATGGTACAACAAGCAAGTCGCTAGGTTAATGACCGACAAACCACATGGGTTTTGGTCTAATCGTTTAGCTTCATTGACTGAAAAACGAAATCGCCAAATGCGAGATGCAATCAATAAAGCTGCGAGGCTTGTAATTAATCACTGCATTGAGAACCAAATTGGAACCATTGTTTTTGGATGGAATCAAGGTCAAAAGCAGAAGGTTAATCTAGGCGACAAAACTAACCAAAATTTTGTTCAAATTCCAACTGGGAGACTAAAAGAACGAATCAAGCAACTATGCTTGTTGTATGATCTTCGGTTTGTTGAAACAGAAGAAAGTTATACGTCTCAATCCAGCTTTTTAGATGCCGATGAGATTCCTGTGTACGGTGAAAAACCCGATGAATGGAAGTCTTCAGGTAAGCGTATTAAAAGGGGACTGTTCCGAGCGGCTGATGGTTCTGTGATTAGCGCAGACTGTAATGGAGCGGCCAATATTTTACGAAAGGTAGCGGTAACACTTGGGCTTGACCTAAGTGGAATCAGTAGAGGTGCTTTGACTACACCTTTGAGGCTCAGATTTTGGGCTATTCAAGAATCTCAGTGTCTTCAGGCCTGAGAGTGTCAATAGTGGGTGATCAGAAACAGATTTGGTATTATTCATTTTTTAGAGGCCAGCATTATGGGTATCGGCGATCGCTTTAATCAATTGACAGGGAAAACCCGCTATGTGGTCTCTCGTATTTTTCTTTATTTACGAGGGCAAGAAATTGCACCCTTATTGGGAACCTTAAATCAAGCAGGACGAGAAACGGTGGATGCCGATGGCGATTTGGAAGTGGCTGGGGAAGGCTTAGTCAATATTTGCCAATCTCTACTTCAGTTAAAACTTCATTGGGAATCGGCGGCGAATGAGGGTGAAGTCTTTTGGAAAGAAGGAGAAGCGGGAGATTTTGTCAATGAATTGTTTACCGATTCGGCCCAACGTTATCTTTCTGATATCAGACAAGATCCCTTGGCCGAAGATGAACCTCTGACCTTGCCAATTACCAGCAATCTGGTGGTGATGATTACCGTTGCGTTTACCGGGGAAGTTGCGGATTTGGAAACCAACCTGGCGGATAGAGAAGCCCTAGAGTATGGATTGAAAGCTCTGATTAATCTTCATTATCAGCATCGGCTAGAAGCAATCCAAGTTCATTTTTCTCCTGCCCAATTAGGTGACGAGTTAACCAGTGAACAGGTACTATTAAACTTTCCAGAGTTAGTCCCCATTTAAGTCTGGGGGAAATTTGGCACCTGGGTTGATTGGCTCAGATGGTGACGGTTTCCATCAAAGGGTCAAACGCATCTTTTTTAGGATAATGTTAAAGATTGATGAGAAGGACAGCCCAAATAATGGAAACGGTTAATTTAACTAATTGCGATCGCGAACCAATTCATATTCCAGGGGCTATTCAGCCCCACGGTTGTCTATTGGTAATTTCACGAAGTAACTGGCAGATTACCCAGATCAGTAATAACACAGAAAGCTTGCTAGGTATTCTTCCTCAACAACTACTAGGTCAATCCCTTGATCGATTGTTAACCACTGAGCAAATAACCGCGATCGCTAACTGTTTAGATCGCAACTTTGAACTCATTAATCCCCTGAAACTCTCCCTAGCCACTCAGGAGGGCATGAAACCTTTTAGCGGTATTGTTCATTCCTTGGATGGGATTTCTCTGATTCTGGAATTGGAGCCGGATGAGAGTCACAATGGTCTCACTTTTGTCCAGTTTTA contains:
- the tnpA gene encoding IS200/IS605 family transposase, which gives rise to MLLLPEYKTHNHVKFLLNYHFVFIPKRRKQVLVGEVATRTRQIFMELALEKGWDILALEVAPDHVHLFVAVKPSDAPHLVVKAFKGRSSHHLRKEFPHLLRLPSLWTSSYFVSTAGNISSETVKKYIEDPHHAAN
- a CDS encoding RNA-guided endonuclease TnpB family protein; this encodes MAKPRKMMGVQQILLSPSKDTKVILEYVCSESNKLHNCAVYYARQVWFKSRRFVSGFELVNEMGKNRHFSALSSEAAVQTCLSVGESISSFARLLSQFNKGELEQKPRMPNYRRTGYQVVSFPKRCLKLVNGQVRLPLGLQTKAWFGLKEFFIPMPSNLDFDKIKELRILPRNNCFYAEFVYAVEPIKNGFALSRVLGLDHGINNWLTGVSTVGTKFIIDGRQIKSINQWYNKQVARLMTDKPHGFWSNRLASLTEKRNRQMRDAINKAARLVINHCIENQIGTIVFGWNQGQKQKVNLGDKTNQNFVQIPTGRLKERIKQLCLLYDLRFVETEESYTSQSSFLDADEIPVYGEKPDEWKSSGKRIKRGLFRAADGSVISADCNGAANILRKVAVTLGLDLSGISRGALTTPLRLRFWAIQESQCLQA
- a CDS encoding DUF1517 domain-containing protein, whose amino-acid sequence is MIRNRFGIIHFLEASIMGIGDRFNQLTGKTRYVVSRIFLYLRGQEIAPLLGTLNQAGRETVDADGDLEVAGEGLVNICQSLLQLKLHWESAANEGEVFWKEGEAGDFVNELFTDSAQRYLSDIRQDPLAEDEPLTLPITSNLVVMITVAFTGEVADLETNLADREALEYGLKALINLHYQHRLEAIQVHFSPAQLGDELTSEQVLLNFPELVPI